The Pyramidobacter porci genome contains the following window.
GGAAAATACCAAATAGAAGGAGAAACGACAATGAAGCATGAATTGGCGACGGAAGTAATGCAACAGATGCTCCCATACCTCGATAATGCGCAGCTGAAACAGCTGAGACAGGTGCTGGAACAGACGCTCTTTCATTATGAAGTGACCGGCAACATAGTAAAGCCAGAGGAGGATGACAGCAATGAGCTTGTAATGATGTTTATAGCCGCCAAGCGGATCGAAGGCTGCTCAGAAAAAACACTAAAATATTATCAGACCACGATTGATGCAATGCTGTCATCTCTCCCAAAGAATGTCCGGCATATCCTTACGGAGGATCTACGGACATATCTGACGGAATATCAAAGCAAGAATCAATCCAGCCGCGTGACGATTGACAATATCCGCAGAATCCTGTCCAGCTTCTTTTCGTGGCTTGAAGATGAGGATTACATCATAAAAAGTCCAGTGCGCCGTATCCATAAGGTTAAAACGGCAAGCAACATCAAGGAAACCTACTCGGATGAGGATCTAGAAAAGATGCGGGATAACTGTAAGGAAATCAGAGATTTGGCAATGATCGATATGCTGGCTTCAACTGGAATGCGAGTTGGAGAAATGGTCCTTCTGAACCGCAATGATATAGACTTTTCAGAGCGGGAATGCGTGGTGTTCGGTAAAGGAGATAAGGAGCGCATTGTTTACTTTAATGCCAGAGCAAAACTGCATCTGAAGGCGTACCTTGACAGCAGGAAGGACGCTAATCCCGCGCTCTTTGTAACATTGAGAGCGCCTCATGAGCGGATTCAGATTGGAGGAATAGAGCACAGACTCCGCAATATGGGCAAACGACTGAACATTTCTAAGGTACATCCACATAAATTCCGACGGACACTGGCGACAATGGCGATTGATAAAGGAATGCCTATAGAGCAGCTTCAGAGGCTCCTTGGGCATCAACGAATAGATACGACCTTGCAATATGCGATGGTCAAACAGAGCAATGTAAAGATAGCTCATAAGAAATATATAGGTTAGGACAGTGATTTTATGGGAGAATGGCTCGAAAAAAGAATGGATGATATAGCTGAGTTCAATCCTCGTGAATCGATAAAAAAAGGCGCTATTGCAAAAAAAATCGCAATGGATAAGTTGCAACCTTTCTGCCGAGATGTTTCTAGATTTGAAATGGAGCCGTTTTCTGGCGGAACAAAATTTAGAAATGGCGATATCCTTATGGCCCGGATTACGCCTTGCCTCGAAAACGGCAAGACTGCAAGAGTTGATGTGCTTGATGAGGATGAGGTTGGATTTGGATCAACTGAATATATCGTGCTCAGAGCTAAAGAGAGAAACGACCCAGACTTTACCTATTATCTGGTTACAAGCTCTCTAGTCAGAGAACCTGCCATAAAATCGATGGTAGGATCATCTGGTAGACAGAGAATTCAGACTGACGTGCTTCAGAAGTTAAAAGTTAAGGTCCCAGATTTGAAAAGTCAGCAAGCTATAGCAGGAATCCTTAAATCTTTGGATGATAAAATCGCAGCCAATCGGAGGGTAAACGAGAATTTAGAGGAGCAAGTTTCCTTGCTATATGTAGCACAGTTTGAAGAATTTATCCCTCATGATGGTGTTCACCCTTCTTCATGGAAACAAGGTATATTAGCAGACATTGCATCTATAACAAGTGGTAAACGTCCTCCTATGAAATCAGCAGATAGAACCGATGTTGCAACAATTCCTTTGGTTGGTGCCGCCTCCGTAATGGGTTTTACTTCTGACTTTAATCACAAAGACAAAATTCTTGTCACTGGTCGTGTTGGAACACATGGCGTGGTTCAGCGTTTCAATTCGCCTTGTTGGACTTCAGATAACACTCTTGTTATTACAAGCGATTTCTACGAGTACGTCTACCAAGTTTTGCAAAGAATAGACTATCATTCTTTGAATCGCGGCTCTACTCAACCACTAATCACACAAGGAGATATGAACAAGGTAGTTGTACTCATCCCCGATGCAGAATCGCTTCATAATTTTGAATCCACTGCTGGTCAGCTCATGGAATTGTATGAGGTTAACTTGTCGGAAAATCGCAGACTCGCTGAATTGCGAGACACCTTACTACCACGCCTAATGTCCGGGGAACTTGACGTTTCCGACCTCGACCTCTAAGCCGCTAAATTCTCGTTTAGGAGAAATTAAAATGGAAGATGAAGATAGAGAAGAATATTTGAGCGAAAATGGGATAGAAGTTAACTCTTTAGCAGATTACATAAAACAAATAAATGAACTATATTCCGATAAGGAAGCTGAAGCCCAGCAATTATATTTTAGAGGACAACAATCAGATGTTTGGGATATTCAACCTGTTCTATTTAGAGAAAACAACTTAATTAACGAGCATTTCTTTATGAGTGAACCTAAAGTTCGCAGGCCTGAGGCGTTTCAGAATATGCAGTCTGATTTTGAAATAATGACAAAATGTCAACATTATGGACTTAGTACGCGTTTGCTTGACGTGACACGAAATCCATTGGTAGCCATGTATTTTGCATGTCAACCATGCGATAATATAGATGATTCTATATTTAATGCGGGTGTAATCTATTCCGGTTCGAACTATTCAGTGCCAGATCAATCAAAAGATGTACAGATCATAACCGCGCTATCCAAGCAAGATTTGTCAAGCGGAGAAAACAAGTTGATAAGTATTCTTGACAGATTATATGAAAGAGGAATTATTACTCAATCTGATTGTGAAACGTGGAAGCAAGAATACGAAAAGTTCATTATTAATAAATTGCAAACAAATCTTTTGGTTTCGCCCACTTACAGTAATGAAAGATTACTTCGCCAAAATGGAATGTTCATCTTGCCGGCTTGCTTCGTTATCTCTGGGGATACTATAGATAATTTTACCATTACTAAGGGAACTGCAAGTTTGAAGCAAGAATTTAACGAAACAATATTCTTCGTCAAAGAGAACAATAAGAGTCAAATTCTAAAAGAACTTGATCGATGTGATATTAACGAGTCTACAT
Protein-coding sequences here:
- a CDS encoding restriction endonuclease subunit S; translated protein: MGEWLEKRMDDIAEFNPRESIKKGAIAKKIAMDKLQPFCRDVSRFEMEPFSGGTKFRNGDILMARITPCLENGKTARVDVLDEDEVGFGSTEYIVLRAKERNDPDFTYYLVTSSLVREPAIKSMVGSSGRQRIQTDVLQKLKVKVPDLKSQQAIAGILKSLDDKIAANRRVNENLEEQVSLLYVAQFEEFIPHDGVHPSSWKQGILADIASITSGKRPPMKSADRTDVATIPLVGAASVMGFTSDFNHKDKILVTGRVGTHGVVQRFNSPCWTSDNTLVITSDFYEYVYQVLQRIDYHSLNRGSTQPLITQGDMNKVVVLIPDAESLHNFESTAGQLMELYEVNLSENRRLAELRDTLLPRLMSGELDVSDLDL
- the xerA gene encoding site-specific tyrosine recombinase/integron integrase; protein product: MKHELATEVMQQMLPYLDNAQLKQLRQVLEQTLFHYEVTGNIVKPEEDDSNELVMMFIAAKRIEGCSEKTLKYYQTTIDAMLSSLPKNVRHILTEDLRTYLTEYQSKNQSSRVTIDNIRRILSSFFSWLEDEDYIIKSPVRRIHKVKTASNIKETYSDEDLEKMRDNCKEIRDLAMIDMLASTGMRVGEMVLLNRNDIDFSERECVVFGKGDKERIVYFNARAKLHLKAYLDSRKDANPALFVTLRAPHERIQIGGIEHRLRNMGKRLNISKVHPHKFRRTLATMAIDKGMPIEQLQRLLGHQRIDTTLQYAMVKQSNVKIAHKKYIG
- a CDS encoding FRG domain-containing protein; the protein is MEDEDREEYLSENGIEVNSLADYIKQINELYSDKEAEAQQLYFRGQQSDVWDIQPVLFRENNLINEHFFMSEPKVRRPEAFQNMQSDFEIMTKCQHYGLSTRLLDVTRNPLVAMYFACQPCDNIDDSIFNAGVIYSGSNYSVPDQSKDVQIITALSKQDLSSGENKLISILDRLYERGIITQSDCETWKQEYEKFIINKLQTNLLVSPTYSNERLLRQNGMFILPACFVISGDTIDNFTITKGTASLKQEFNETIFFVKENNKSQILKELDRCDINESTLFPELEHLLSYLHESRSSHMLTPSFEKYERVANPFLTNIQIADDVYKNSTFKIRIFDKCLNGIDASIKEEVWKAILDGVKTRDWYKRGQTLSGMRVNIKGALNKSDKPTKTAKEIVDCTILIAQDIAKEKSQ